Proteins encoded within one genomic window of Trichoderma asperellum chromosome 2, complete sequence:
- a CDS encoding uncharacterized protein (EggNog:ENOG41), whose amino-acid sequence MAGGIWEAFFFEEDIRVMVRESGISATKPIFPSYLLPSFKFILPGRRRRSASSTSSTSSDLSRGRDDGASSTVTTPNGSPPDGDSAITTLGNKITARRLSRTAADTLRCSSCATDIAFTSQIISKGFTGRYGRAYLISPPSADSKDPKASPASLLNVRIGKNENRQLVTGWHVVADIFCGICSRKLGWKYVDAKEESQKYKVGKFILETERVVTHRSWEDVPISESLELMDEMEDEESGEKNDSDSQGQTEVEFDSEDDEECEAVFAGLWDAETAAKRRSRLGARPRPARDSSES is encoded by the coding sequence ATGGCGGGAGGCATCTGGGAGGCCTTCTTTTTCGAGGAAGATATTCGCGTCATGGTGAGAGAGAGCGGCATCTCGGCGACGAAGCCGATATTCCCTAGCTATCTGCTTCCGAGCTTCAAATTCATTCTCCCAGGACGTCGCCGCCGCTCCGCATCCTCAACGTCTTCGACATCGTCGGATCTATCTCGCGGCCGTGACGATGGCGCTTCATCAACAGTAACCACACCAAATGGTTCTCCTCCTGATGGCGATTCTGCAATCACTACACTGGGGAATAAAATTACTGCTCGACGGCTCTCCCGGACGGCGGCAGATACGCTGCGCTGTTCGAGCTGTGCTACAGACATTGCGTTCACCTCGCAGATCATTTCCAAGGGCTTCACCGGTCGCTATGGCCGCGCGTACTTAATCTCTCCCCCTTCAGCAGACTCGAAGGATCCGAAAGCGTCACCGGCCTCGCTGCTGAATGTTCGCATTGGCAAGAACGAGAACCGACAGCTTGTCACTGGGTGGCATGTTGTGGCAGACATTTTCTGTGGGATATGCTCTCGCAAACTTGGCTGGAAGTACGTGGACGCCAAAGAGGAATCACAAAAGTACAAAGTGGGCAAGTTTATCTTGGAGACGGAGCGGGTGGTGACACACCGTAGCTGGGAGGATGTCCCCATTTCCGAGAGCCTGGAGCTCATGGATGAAATGGAGGATGAAGAATCAGGAGAAAAGAACGATAGCGACAGCCAGGGACAAACTGAGGTTGAGTTTGAttccgaagacgacgaggaatGCGAGGCTGTATTCGCCGGTCTGTGGGATGCTGAGACCGCTGCCAAACGCAGGAGCCGCTTGGGTgcgaggccgaggccagcGCGGGACTCATCAGAGTCGTAA
- a CDS encoding uncharacterized protein (MEROPS:MER0026471~BUSCO:EOG092D1J3R), whose protein sequence is MSSRQFWTRIKPFSSQLLQRPRIAAPSFRHYLTDSILAHQARKMAPQLDSFFKQVDTSADAFIERLRKAVAIPSISAEDARRPDVVRMGHFLADELKALGAEVELRPLGKEPHRPHLDLPPVVLGRYGNDKNKRTILVYGHYDVQPAEKSDGWATDPFTLTVDDKGRMFGRGSTDDKGPVLGWLNAIEAHQKAGVEFPVNLLMCFEGMEEYGSEGLDDLIREEAKKFFADADAVCISDNYWLGTEKPCLTYGLRGCNYYSVEVSGPGADLHSGVFGGQAHEPMTDLVQIMASLVDSKGNINIPGIKEQVAPVTADEEKLYDTIAFTMANLHESLGSTTTIHDETKPTLMARWRYPSLSLHGIEGAFSSPGAKTVIPAKVTGKFSIRTVPDMDIDTTNAAVYKYVEEQFAKLGSKNSMKVWAQHTGKWWVASPKHWNFAAAAKAVERVWGVAPDFTREGGSIPVTLTFEEATGKNVLLLPMGSSTDGAHSINEKLDKSNYIEGIKMLGAYLHYVAEEPQN, encoded by the exons ATGAGTTCTCGTCAATTCTGGACGAGGATTaagcctttctcttctcaacTACTCCAGCGTCCTCGAATTGCTGCTCCTTCGTTTCGACACTACCTCACTGACTCGATCCTTGCCCACCAAGCAAGAAAGATGGCGCCTCAACTcgacagcttcttcaagcagGTTGACACCTCTGCGGATGCCTTCATTGAGCGTCTGCGCAAGGCTGTTGCTATCCCTTCCATTTCCGCTGAGGATGCCCGCCGCCCCGATGTTGTGCGCATGGGTCACTTCCTGGCCGATGAATTGAAGGCTTTGGGTGCTGAGGTTGAACTTCGACCGCTCGGCAAGGAGCCTCACAGGCCTCACCTTGACCTGCCTCCTGTCGTTCTCGGACGATATGGAAACGACAAGAACAAGCGAACGATCCTGGTTTACGGCCACTACGATGTCCAGCCCGCTGAGAAGAGCGATGGATGGGCAACCGATCCCTTCACGCTCACCGTCGACGACAAGGGCCGCATGTTTGGCCGTGGCTCAACCGATGACAAGGGACCTGTCCTGGGCTGGCTGAACGCCATTGAGGCCCACCAGAAGGCTGGTGTTGAGTTCCCCGTTAACCTTTTGATGTGCTTTGAGGGTATGGAGGAGTACGGATCCGAGGGATTGGATGACTTGATCCGagaggaggccaagaagtTCTTCgctgatgccgatgccgTCTGCATTTCTGACAACTACTGGCTCGGAACCGAGAAGCCTTGCTTGACTTACGGCCTCCGAGGCTGCAACTACTACTCTGTTGAAGTCTCTGGCCCTGGCGCCGACTTGCACAGCGGTGTCTTTGGTGGACAGGCCCACGAACCCATGACTGATCTGGTTCAGATCATGGCATCTCTGGTTGATAGCAAGGGCAACATCAACATCCCTGGCATTAAGGAGCAAGTTGCCCCCGTTACTGCTGATGAGGAGAAGCTCTACGACACCATTGCCTTCACCATGGCGAACTTGCACGAATCTCTTggcagcaccaccaccatccacGATGAGACTAAGCCAACCCTGATGGCCCGCTGGAGATAcccttctttgtctctccACGGTATCGAGGGCGCTTTCTCTTCACCTGGTGCCAAGACCGTCATCCCTGCCAAGGTCACCGGCAAGTTCTCCATCCGAACTGTCCCTGATATGGACATTGACACAACCAACGCCGCGGTCTACAAGTATGTGGAGGAGCAGTTtgccaagcttggcagcaAGAACAGCATGAAGGTTTGGGCTCAGCACACCGGAAAGTGGTGGGTTGCCTCACCAAAGCACTGGAactttgctgccgctgctaagGCGGTTGAGCGCGTCTGGGGCGTTGCCCCCGACTTCACTCGTGAGGGTGGAAG TATCCCCGTCACTCTTACTTTCGAGGAGGCTACTGGCAAGAACgtcctgctgctgcccatGGGAAGCTCAACAGACGGTGCTCACTCTATCAACGAGAAGCTTGACAAGAGCAACTACATTGAGGGCATTAAGATGCTGGGTGCCTACCTGCACTACGTCGCTGAGGAGCCCCAGAACTAA
- a CDS encoding uncharacterized protein (BUSCO:EOG092D2Q2D): MSSSVFFKFKSQKEPTRVEFDGTGISVFELKREIINKSGLGDGTDFDLFIYTDDNSEEYDDDTTIVPRSTTVIARRQPALKPGAGRAARYVSGKMPVAAKNAGRKEQLGKASASKPNANAFSQMNDAMTEEDRMAAMFAAQSEQWSAQQEELSQQAPVFKPGAKRPANVPDHDPPNGYICYRCGNKGHWIQLCPTNDDPDFDNRPRVKRTTGIPRSFLQKVDKSVILAQTEGDESKRPSGIMVNAEGDFVIAEPDKASWEQFQAKAQSSSAAAKTAKAEDKEVQERGLECSIDKKMFIEPMKTPCCQKTFCNDCITNALIESDFVCPACQTEGVLIDDLQPDEEVSKKIQEYIKEKEAAKVTPPSSPKAKSEEVANSSENVVQAEDSDKNELNKATDSEEDRSKLEKTESQEEKSNSPTTERAASASKSPSTESKSLVLASQAGDNKTEIVKTEDTASKKRPAEDFLENPKIPKGPRAMQNQSSQNMMNGNMMNGMPNMGMNNMMFNGAMGMMPNMMNMGMGMNMGMNNMGMGMGMPMMNMPMMGMQGFSNMNGGYGNMNGGYTMNNMGGMNGMSNMNGGNMNGNWGAMNNMGGMNGMGGMNGMNPMGGMGNMNSMNGGGMMNGYQNGGNFPQGGGDDDAYFRKPVNPHRHQNKQRRVRPSDYREL; the protein is encoded by the exons ATGTCTTCATCAGTGTTCTTCAAATTCAAGTCGCAGAAGGAGCCCACGAGAGTGGAATTTGACGGCACAGGTATCTCAGTCTTTGAACTGAAGCGTGAAATTATCAACAAGAGTGGTTTGGGTGATGGCACGGACTTCGACCTCTTCATCTATACCGATGACAACAGTGAAG AGTACGACGATGATACCACAATTGTCCCCAGATCAACGACGGTGATTGCTCGACGACAGCCGGCCCTGAAGCCTGGGGCTGGACGAGCCGCTCGATATGTCTCTGGCAAAATGCCCGTAGCAGCTAAGAATGCCGGCCGCAAGGAACAGCTAGGGAAGGCTTCGGCTTCCAAGCCAAACGCGAATGCTTTTAGCCAGATGAACGATGCTATGACGGAGGAAGATCGCATGGCTGCCATGTTTGCTGCTCAGTCCGAACAATGGTCAGCTCAACAAGAAGAGTTGTCTCA ACAAGCACCAGTTTTCAAGCCTGGTGCCAAGCGCCCGGCAAACGTCCCAGATCATGACCCTCCCAATGGATACATTTGTTATCGATGTGGAAACAAAGGCCATTGGATTCAGCTGTGCCCAACTAACGATGATCCTGACTTTGATAACCGGCCCCGCGTCAAGCGCACCACTGGTATTCCTCGTTCATTTTTGCAAAAGGTGGATAAATCTGTCATTTTAGCTCAAACTGAAGGCGATGAATCCAAGCGACCCTCAGGAATCATGGTCAACGCTGAGGGAGATTTTGTCATTGCTGAGCCAGACAAGGCGTCTTGGGAGCAATTCCAGGCAAAGGCCCAGTCCTCTTCCGCCGCGGCCAAGACGGCAAAGGCGGAGGACAAGGAGGTGCAGGAGCGTGGTCTCGAATGTTCGATTGACAAGAAGATGTTCATAGAGCCAATGAAAACCCCATGCTGTCAGAAGACGTTTTGCAATGACTGCATCACCAATGCACTCATCGAAAGCGACTTCGTCTGCCCTGCTTGCCAGACCGAAGGTGTACTAATCGATGATCTTCAGCCTGATGAAGAAGTCTCCAAAAAAATTCAAGAATACattaaagagaaagaggccgCCAAGGTCACTCCCCCCTCATCCCCCAAGGCCAAATCGGAGGAAGTTGCAAACAGTTCCGAGAATGTCGTTCAAGCTGAAGACTCAGACAAGAATGAGCTAAATAAAGCAACAGACTCGGAGGAGGACAGGTCGAAACTCGAAAAGACTGAGTCCCAAGAGGAGAAATCTAACTCACCAACTACAGAACGCGCCGCCTCAGCGTCCAAATCTCCCTCAACCGAGTCCAAGAGTCTTGTCCTCGCTTCCCAGGCTGGGGATAACAAGACTGAAATAGTCAAAACAGAGGACACTGCTTCGAAGAAGAGGCCTGCAGAAGATTTCCTAGAAAACCCCAAGATACCCAAGGGCCCTCGTGCTATGCAAAATCAATCATCACAGAATATGATGAATGGAAACATGATGAATGGCATGCCAAACATGGGAATGAACAACATGATGTTTAATGGTGCCATGGGTATGATGCCAAACATGATGAACATGGGCATGGGGATGAATATGGGGATGAACAACATGGGCATGGGCATGGGCATGCCAATGATGAACATGCCGATGATGGGGATGCAGGGCTTCAGCAACATGAATGGAGGCTACGGAAATATGAATGGAGGATATACCATGAACAACATGGGTGGTATGAACGGCATGAGCAACATGAATGGCGGTAACATGAACGGGAACTGGGGGGCCATGAACAATATGGGTGGTATGAATGGCATGGGCGGCATGAACGGCATGAATCCCATGGGTGGAATGGGCAATATGAACAGCATGAATGGTGGAGGCATGATGAACGGCTACCAAAATGGCGGCAACTTCCCCCAaggtggcggcgatgacgatgcctATTTCCGGAAGCCGGTTAACCCACATCGACACCAGAACAAGCAACGTCGAGTTCGGCCAAGCGACTACAGAGAGCTCTAA
- the GET3 gene encoding Golgi to ER traffic- protein (BUSCO:EOG092D2N6E), whose amino-acid sequence MALVIDEDALEPSLQTLLDQRSLRWIFVGGKGGVGKTTTSCSLAIQLAKVRRSVLLISTDPAHNLSDAFNQKFGKEARLINGFDNLSAMEIDPNGSMQDLLAGQGENTEDLNAMSGGIGGMMQDLAFAIPGIDEAMSFAEVLKQVKSLSYETIIFDTAPTGHTLRFLQFPSVLEKALAKVSQLSSQYGPLLNGFLGSNGALPNGQNLNEMMEKLESLRATISEVNTQFKDAELTTFVCVCIAEFLSLYETERMIQELANYGIDTHSIVVNQLLFPKKESDCEQCNARRKMQRKYLDQYEELYAEDFNVVKMPLLVEEVRGKEKLEKFSEMLVKPYVPPQ is encoded by the exons ATGGCCCTCGTCATCGACGAAGACGCTCTCGAGCCGTCTCTCCAAACGCTCCTCGACCAGCGCTCACTGCGCTGGATCTTCGTCGGCGGCAAAGGTGGTGTCGGCAAAACCACCACGTCATGCTCCCTCGCCATCCAGCTCGCCAAAGTGCGCCGCTCCGTCCTGCTCATCAGTACCGACCCCGCCCACAACCTGTCCGATGCCTTCAACCAGAAGTTTGGCAAGGAGGCCCGCCTGATCAACGGCTTCGACAACCTCAGCGCCATGGAGATCGATCCCAATGGCAGCATGCAGGACCTGCTGGCTGGCCAGGGCGAGAACACTGAGGATTTGAATGCCATGAGCGGGGGAATTGGAGGCATGATGCAGGATCTTGCCTTTGCT ATCCCCGGTATTGACGAAGCCATGTCCTTCGCCGAAGTCCTCAAGCAGGTCAAGTCCCTCTCCTACGAGACCATCATCTTCGACACCGCCCCCACCGGCCACACCCTTCGTTTCCTCCAGTTCCCCTCCGTCCTCGAAAAGGCCCTGGCCAAGGTCTCCCAACTCTCCTCCCAGTACGGCCCGCTGCTCAACGGCTTCCTCGGCTCCAACGGTGCCCTCCCCAACGGCCAGAATCTCAacgagatgatggagaagctcGAGTCCCTGCGCGCCACAATCTCCGAGGTCAACACCCAGTTCAAGGACGCCGAGCTGACCACCTTTGTGTGCGTCTGCATCGCCGAGTTCCTGAGCTTGTACGAGACGGAGCGCATGATCCAGGAGCTGGCCAACTACGGCATCGACACCCACAGCATCGTCGTCAACCAGCTGCTGTTCCCCAAGAAGGAGAGCGACTGCGAGCAGTGCAACGCCCGCAGGAAGATGCAGCGCAAGTATCTTGACCAGTATGAGGAGCTTTACGCTGAGGACTTCAACGTCGTCAAGATGCCTTTgttggtggaggaggtgcgAGGCAAGGAAAAGCTGGAGAAGTTTAGCGAGATGCTGGTGAAGCCCTACGTTCCACCGCAGTAA
- a CDS encoding uncharacterized protein (EggNog:ENOG41) produces MASQTTSQASRRASRDTGFPEPFDRWSNTTLPHPDADLSPNACISHDELAGDHALKRKRLSFLHRRHKHKRSLMEGLVGPQTELLSSVISLSLSHSRSSTSLRVQQEVAPKLTSPSEASFQSKTGSESAESIKKDDETPPSSPDSVMHSPKKTNRFSKWRRSS; encoded by the exons ATGGCTTCTCAGACGACATCTCAGGCATCTCGTCGTGCGAGCCGGGATACGGGCTTCCCAGAACCCTTTGATCGAT GGAGCAACACTACCCTGCCTCACCCCGACGCCGATCTCTCACCAAACGCCTGCATCTCACACGACGAACTCGCCGGCGATCACGCCCTTAAGCGCAAGCGCCTCTCATTCCTCCACCGACGACACAAGCATAAGCGAAGCCTCATGGAGGGCCTCGTCGGCCCGCAGACCGAGCTCCTCAGCAGCGTCATCTCACTGTCGCTCTCCCACTCCCGCTCCAGCACCAGCCTCCGCGTGCAGCAGGAGGTGGCCCCTAAGCTGACGAGCCCTTCCGAGGCCAGCTTTCAGTCCAAGACTGGCAGCGAGAGCGCCGAATCGATCAAGAAGGACGACGAGAcaccgccttcttctcccgaCAGCGTGATGCACAGCCCCAAAAAGACCAACCGGTTCAGCAAGTGGCGACGATCTTCATGA
- a CDS encoding uncharacterized protein (EggNog:ENOG41) yields METQSTAFPQFTLLPVELRLAIWFHCLPHRVVQRDDPYEVQRLRKKHKCWSVRPSLKNAAPPRIASVCRESRQVAMRWGKMVSQGYTWNLGPIWIQPRLDTYHLNFTSEAAEAILEEGLDKELVDEFIKDGLSWLGTVPLSIPSEYYFNFDLGLQDVSRMRWLPRIEIRDDFVDEDLNVVYNEYAYHDPRPFTNISLSATMAFITVHATRRHAVASGLFGLLLDAPVQLVDFDDEQNIRSFHALFKRDIYNRKRTEVIKLFSRILSPIFRSRVEDWTEKVVWLMMATAWLRAKMNWENCIPFDGDPFSAWNPIIEELPDGRRLVYMGDGEDYVNRFDDDNPWVIQAKKELPRVTPKILFMLCTDDCDVDGNVGTVPSVQHPIARNDFFEVHSYEDL; encoded by the coding sequence ATGGAAACACAGTCGACCGCATTCCCCCAGTTCACACTCTTGCCAGTGGAGCTTCGCCTGGCTATCTGGTTCCATTGTCTGCCTCATCGAGTTGTCCAGAGAGACGATCCTTACGAAGTTCAGCGCCTCCGTAAGAAGCACAAATGTTGGTCTGTGCGGCCATCTCTCAAGAATGCTGCTCCGCCACGCATTGCCTCAGTCTGTCGCGAATCAAGACAGGTCGCCATGCGCTGGGGCAAGATGGTCTCGCAGGGCTATACCTGGAACCTAGGGCCTATATGGATTCAGCCTCGTTTGGACACTTATCATCTTAACTTTACGTCTGAGGCAGCTGAGGCAATTTTGGAGGAGGGGTTGGATAAAGAGCTGGTCGATGAGTTTATCAAGGACGGATTAAGTTGGCTCGGCACGGTCCCGTTATCAATACCTTCCGAGTACTACTTCAATTTTGACTTGGGATTGCAAGACGTCTCCAGGATGCGCTGGCTTCCGCGCATTGAAATCAGAGACGACTTTGTAGATGAAGATTTGAACGTGGTTTACAACGAGTACGCTTACCATGATCCGAGGCCCTTTACAAATATCTCCCTATCCGCTACCATGGCCTTCATCACTGTACATGCAACAAGAAGGCACGCCGTCGCGTCGGGCCTCTTTGGCCTGCTGCTTGATGCACCAGTTCAACTAGTGGATTTTGACGATGAGCAAAACATCAGATCTTTCCACGCCCTCTTTAAGAGAGACATCTACAACCGCAAAAGAACTGAGGTCATCAAACTATTTTCTCGTATCCTGTCGCCCATCTTTCGATCTCGCGTGGAAGACTGGACGGAAAAGGTGGTCTGGCTCATGATGGCAACTGCATGGCTGCGCGCAAAGATGAACTGGGAAAACTGCATACCCTTTGATGGGGATCCATTTTCAGCCTGGAATCCAATTATTGAGGAGCTTCCAGACGGCCGGCGGTTGGTCTACATGGGGGACGGTGAAGACTACGTGAATCGATTCGACGATGACAATCCTTGGGTTATACAGGCCAAGAAAGAGCTACCGCGAGTTACACCCAAAATCCTGTTCATGCTTTGTACCGACGACTGCGATGTGGATGGGAATGTGGGCACGGTGCCTTCTGTACAGCATCCGATTGCTCGAAATGACTTTTTTGAAGTTCATAGTTATGAGGATCTCTGA